In Clostridia bacterium, the following are encoded in one genomic region:
- a CDS encoding ATP-binding protein translates to MKELDKSTLIERSIIKKYRKQIWRPFIRAIDEYELLKEGDKIAVCISGGKDSFLMAKCFQELKRRSPVKFEVEFLVMNPGYSPENMELIYQNARLMNIPITVFETNIFEVVDQAGGSPCYLCARMRRGYLYKNAQNLGCNKIALAHHMDDAVETVLMSMFYGSEFKTMMPKLKSANFKGMELIRPMYMIREKYVKAWARYNG, encoded by the coding sequence ATGAAAGAATTAGACAAAAGCACCCTAATCGAAAGAAGCATAATTAAAAAATACCGCAAACAAATATGGCGTCCCTTTATCCGCGCTATAGACGAATACGAACTTTTAAAAGAGGGCGACAAAATAGCCGTTTGCATTTCAGGCGGCAAGGATTCCTTTTTGATGGCTAAGTGCTTTCAAGAACTAAAGCGCCGAAGCCCCGTCAAGTTTGAGGTTGAATTTCTGGTGATGAATCCGGGATATTCCCCCGAGAATATGGAATTAATCTACCAAAACGCCCGACTTATGAACATTCCCATAACGGTATTTGAGACCAACATCTTTGAAGTAGTCGACCAGGCGGGCGGCTCGCCTTGCTATCTTTGCGCGAGAATGAGGCGCGGATATTTGTATAAAAACGCGCAAAACCTAGGCTGCAACAAAATAGCGCTCGCTCACCATATGGACGACGCCGTAGAAACGGTGTTGATGAGCATGTTTTACGGCTCGGAATTTAAGACCATGATGCCCAAGTTAAAGAGCGCTAACTTTAAGGGTATGGAGTTAATCCGCCCTATGTATATGATAAGAGAAAAATATGTCAAGGCGTGGGCTAGGTATAACGG